One Nitrososphaerales archaeon DNA window includes the following coding sequences:
- a CDS encoding PadR family transcriptional regulator, translated as MIASWLQRVGSAVPRGFSRFYVLSLLKDQAMTGKEIIESASKESNGMWKPSPGLVYPLLGRLLQEGLIEENANGKYTITRKGTEMLNYLSSIQDVIKKQLDVLMRIGNVGKFLALDILDRVTSMGVMLSDNLDKMGKEEKEKYKKFLLSELKKIEEAEGKEKVQVE; from the coding sequence ATGATAGCAAGTTGGCTTCAGAGGGTTGGAAGCGCCGTTCCAAGGGGTTTTTCCCGATTCTACGTCTTGAGTTTGCTCAAGGATCAAGCAATGACCGGAAAGGAGATCATAGAATCAGCCTCCAAGGAAAGTAACGGCATGTGGAAACCATCGCCGGGATTGGTTTACCCCCTGTTAGGCAGGTTGCTACAGGAGGGATTGATTGAAGAGAATGCCAACGGAAAGTACACAATAACTAGGAAAGGTACTGAAATGCTCAACTATCTAAGTTCGATACAAGACGTAATAAAGAAACAATTGGATGTATTGATGCGTATAGGCAACGTGGGTAAGTTCTTGGCGTTGGATATACTGGATAGGGTAACATCAATGGGAGTGATGTTGAGCGACAACCTTGACAAGATGGGAAAGGAGGAGAAGGAGAAGTATAAGAAATTCCTTCTTTCTGAATTAAAGAAGATTGAAGAGGCAGAAGGTAAAGAAAAGGTGCAAGTGGAATAA